The DNA sequence AACATCTAGAATCTTATCCAGATTTCTCAAAAACCAGCTCTGTTGTAAACTTCCTAAAGTATAGCAAACAAGCTTATTTTAATGGTCTTCCAGAGTTCTATGAATTACCCAATTCTTCGGAGAAAAACTGGATCCTTGCGGATATAAAAAATACGGCAAAACAAATTGAAGGAGATCAAAGTTTTGGGAGAAACGGACTGGTAGATTCCAATTTTCAAATTGCAAGAGTTTCTTTGTTAATGAAAGACATTGGAACCAAAAGAATGGATGAATTGAGAGCCGAAGTAATGAAAGAAGTTGAACATATTTTTCCTTCAGATAAATATGATTTTACCATGACTGGCTCTTCGGTAATTTACTATAAGGGAACCAAATATCTAGTCAATAATTTATACCAAAGCTTAGGATTAGCTATTATAATCATTTCTATTATTATGGCGGTTATGTTTAAAGCTTGGCGAATGGTTATTGTATCGTTAATTCCGAATCTTATGCCGCTACTGGTTACCGCAGGTCTTATGGGGTATTTAGGTATTGTGATTAAACCTTCTACCATTTTAGTTTTTAGTATTGCCTTTGGAATTTCGGTAGATGATACGATTCACTTTTTGGCAAAATTTAAACAAGCACTTGAAGTAAAAGGACGCTCTTTAAAATCAGCCACACTTGCGGCCATAAGAGAAACAGGCGTATCGATGATTTATACTTCGATTATTTTGTTTTTCGGTTTTATTATCTTTATGGCATCAGATTTTGGAGGAACCGTAGCCCTAGGAATGTTGGTTTCTATAGCCTTGCTAATTGCAATGATTGCCAATTTGATTTTACTCCCCACCATGCTCATGTCTGTAGATGTTGCCATGGAAAAAAGAGAGAAAACAAACTTGAAATAATTTCAAAAAAATGAAAAAAACTTTTGTTGACTATATCCAATTCTATAAAGAACAACTGACTCAATATGCTTTTGTAAAGCAACCAGAAACACTCTACGCTCCTATTGATTATATCATGAACTTGGGAGGAAAACGTATCAGACCTTGTATGGCTCTGTTGTTTGGAGAAGCTTATGGGATTGACAAAAATGCTGTTTTACCCCTCGCTCACTCCATTGAGATTTTTCATAATTTCACTTTAGTCCATGACGATATTATGGATGAAGCTCCACTAAGAAGAGGAAAAGAAACACTGCATACCAAATGGAATCTAAATACGGCGATTCTTTCGGGTGATAGTATGATGATTATGGCTTACCAAGAATTATTAAAATTGGAGGTTAATAATCTAAAAGAAATCCTGAATTATTTTAATGCAACTGCTCTAAAAGTTTGCGAAGGTCAGCAAGATGATATGGATTTCGAAAAGCTAGAAATTGTCTCTCTTGATGCTTACCTAGAAATGATCAAGAACAAAACAGCGGTTCTCTTGGCTGCCTCTATGAAACTAGGTGCCATGGTTGCGAAAGCGGAGGAATCTGAACTTGAATCTATTGAAACTTATGGGACAAAAATAGGCTTGGCTTTCCAGCTCAGAGACGATTTCCTTGATGTTTATGGTGATCAAGAAGTAGGAAAACAAAAAGCTGGAGACATTCTTTCTAATAAAAAAACGGCACTTTATCTCTATGCCTTAGAACAATCTAATGAAGAGGATCGTAACACTTTATTAGAACTCTACCGCACTCATGATATGAATGATCATAAGAAGGTGGAAACGGTCATCAACATTTTTAATAAATATGGAATTCCAGAATATGTAGATGGATTGACTTCTAAGCTTCTTCAAGATTCCAATGATTTGGTAAGAAAACTTGATATCGATGAACACTACAAAGAGATCCTAATAGCGCTCAATCAATCAATTATTAGTAGAAATTCATGAGTTTAAATTTTCCTTCTTATATTCACCAAGAACTCAAAGAATCTGATGTTTTTTTATCCCAATGTTGGGAGCAAATAAGAAGGGAAATACATCTTTATTTCAATACAGAACTAGAGGAACAAGTGAATAATTGGATAGAAATTCAATTATGTATCACCCATTTTTTTGTTGAAAATAAGATTGCTCATTCATCTGAACTTTATAACTTTTTATATCGTGTAGATATCTCAGAAAAACAAGTGAGTGAACACCTTGCAAAAAAGTCTTTTACAAAGATAGAAGAAGCTTTGTCTGAATTATTAATTCTTCGTTCTGCACAAAAAGTATATTTCCGAAATCACTACTCATGAACCTTTTTAGCACCGCATACTTCCCTCCTATCGCTTTTTTTTTGGCGGCAATAAATCATCGAGAAATTCACCTTGAAGGCAAGGAACATTATTCTCGAAAATCTTATAGAAATAGATGTGAAATTGCAGGAGCTCAAGGACTCATTTCACTCTCTGTTCCTGTTGAAAAAAATAGTAGAACCCCTGTGGATCAAATAAAAATCAGCTATAAAGAAGACTGGCAATCTGATCATCTAAAAAGCATGGTTTCAGCTTATCAATCATCACCTTTTTTTTATTTTTATCAAGAGGAATTCTCTCAATTGCTTTCAGATAAATACGAAAATTTGTTTGAAATGAATCTTTTGATTTTGAAATGGTTGTTTGAAAAATTAGGATTAAAAATCTCCATTAAAATTACTGAGGATTTTATCCCCATGAAGAGTAAAAACATTGAACAAGATTATCGTTTTTCTTTTTTTCCTAAAAATCGAAACACCTTTAAGCTCCCCTTCTATCAACAAGTTTTTTTTGATAAAAATGATTTTATTGGAAACTTATCGATTCTAGATTTATTGTTTTGCAAAGGACCACAAGCCTTGGAGTATTTACGGAAAATCCAGAATAACATCACCTACACAAATAAGCATATTTTCCCGACAGAAAAAAACAAAAGCCCTCTTTAGTTTTAAAAAGGACTTTTGTTAT is a window from the Flavobacteriales bacterium genome containing:
- a CDS encoding polyprenyl synthetase family protein, translated to MKKTFVDYIQFYKEQLTQYAFVKQPETLYAPIDYIMNLGGKRIRPCMALLFGEAYGIDKNAVLPLAHSIEIFHNFTLVHDDIMDEAPLRRGKETLHTKWNLNTAILSGDSMMIMAYQELLKLEVNNLKEILNYFNATALKVCEGQQDDMDFEKLEIVSLDAYLEMIKNKTAVLLAASMKLGAMVAKAEESELESIETYGTKIGLAFQLRDDFLDVYGDQEVGKQKAGDILSNKKTALYLYALEQSNEEDRNTLLELYRTHDMNDHKKVETVINIFNKYGIPEYVDGLTSKLLQDSNDLVRKLDIDEHYKEILIALNQSIISRNS
- a CDS encoding WbqC family protein; the encoded protein is MNLFSTAYFPPIAFFLAAINHREIHLEGKEHYSRKSYRNRCEIAGAQGLISLSVPVEKNSRTPVDQIKISYKEDWQSDHLKSMVSAYQSSPFFYFYQEEFSQLLSDKYENLFEMNLLILKWLFEKLGLKISIKITEDFIPMKSKNIEQDYRFSFFPKNRNTFKLPFYQQVFFDKNDFIGNLSILDLLFCKGPQALEYLRKIQNNITYTNKHIFPTEKNKSPL